A stretch of DNA from Tigriopus californicus strain San Diego chromosome 8, Tcal_SD_v2.1, whole genome shotgun sequence:
aaaaatacctgctgtacggccaagaCGGTTTTATGTGTCAAAAATTATTTCGTGCCTTTAACCTTGTTTTATTTATCATTGGTcttaaaaaagatatttctttccaAGTTCTTCACATGTCAATTTCAATAGCAAATTGCAAAACATGTTGCAATAATGCCTTATCATATTTCAGAATTCTTTTTCCGAATCTTATCTGGCGATCACAATACAATCCTCAAGTTCATTAACACAAAACCTACTTTTCATTGAGgtgaaacaacaaaaaactgaaatacaAGGTGCTAGTTTGAAATAGGTCTTATGAGTGACCCGCGGTTTGCTGTCTAAAAATTATATGAAATGCCGTATCTGTACAGAAAGGTGCAAGATAAGTAAGTGAAAATGAGTTGcattttgtgaaatgcttgtttttttttgcgatTTGCgatttcaaacatattttaagCGAATTTCAATTCTTAATTAATGGAAACAAACACACATCAAGCGAAACCCtttattttggttttcttcatgttTAAATAACagtaaaaaaactggcctttatataaaagcattttattgaaaaagtagTTGAAACGCGCCTCTTGGGCTTCCGTAACTTAATTCTTGTTAGGAATTGATGTAAAGAGGATTTGATNNNNNNNNNNNNNNNNNNNNNNNNNNNNNNNNNNNNNNNNNNNNNNNNNNNNNNNNNNNNNNNNNNNNNNNNNNNNNNNNNNNNNNNNNNNNNNNNNNNNNNNNNNNNNNNNNNNNNNNNNNNNNNNNNNNNNNNNNNNNNNNNNNNNNNNNNNNNNNNNNNNNNNNNNNNNNNNNGTGACGATGTTGAAAAGACTAAAAAGTCCTAAAAGGGAACACAAATAagtgctgttgttgatgtcgTTTGATCTTAATACAAAAGGGTTGGTGGAAGGGAAAGATTGCCGAAAAAACTCATGGAAGGAGCGGAACATCTGCTCTACCATGATGCGTGTCTGTTGGTGCATTTGACAGTTGTAAgagaaaacaataaaaaaattgacatgAGCAAAAAATAACATAATCTTCGAGACTAGAAAGTCAATGGGGGGAAAAGGCACACTATTATGATTAGAATATGTTGCACCGTACTTTTCTGCCTCGAATTATTATTGGTTTCGTTTTTGGACAATGATCCACAAATTGAGAAAATAAGAACCAGCAACGTGTAGGTGAACGAACCTAAAACATTTAAAGCACGAAAAGAAGCTATATTTTGATTGAGTGGTGgaacatttgaaataaaaacaataaaatggaTGTTAATAATTTGTTTATGGAGGAGCATAGACTTCTAGACACTGAATGTCGGACGACTGACCACtgggctggtaaaacagtacaatggatggtctcctgggaattgattacaaaccggttgaATGTACTGTTTAGCGGTcagtcgtccgacatccagtgtctcGAAATCTATGGAAAGAGATATGGAGTAGAggttacttttttaaaaatgtttccaGTTCAATTCTGCTCCACGCCTCTtctcaagaaaacttttagacgGTAAATCTACATCCACGGATTGAAGGACCAATCAAATACGGAGACGAGACTGCTTATTGGAAAAATAGACGATGTGTTGGCCGGCTTCACAAGCAAGGCAAGGCTCACTCCCTTCGACCAGCATGAACCAATAAAGAAATTAAccacaaatcaaaaaatgaaaacaagtcgAAGTGATTAATACTAAAAGTGAAGGCCAAAATATCAGCGGAAGCTTTGTCAaagcatgaaccactggaatatggacgggaatggtaaggttgaaaatttgagtcaatgaattaaattcttcttcaaataaggctggcctcagatccctgcgattgcgtatttcaaatgtcagctcaatcaaacgactgggtctaaagttatgccctctcaaagtgcagtacataacagagcacagaatgaatgacttagccctcttgtggtaatcaattaccacaagatggctagttcgttcattcattgaagagctttgtagtgccttttgagacggcataacttttgatccagtcgctcgatcaagctgaaaattgaaatgagtaattgttgtagcctgggaccattctcatttgaagaagaacataatgcgttaactcaatcgcgaaaagctaattcccaaaccaagcgtccccgtccatattccagttgttcatggtcAAAGCAATGATATCCAGAAACGCGGCAAATCCAATGGCATCTACAAGTTATGACTCTAACAAGTTTGCTGTGGGTTGTGAACAGAATATAATGGGTAGCGACTGCAGTTCAACAGATTTTACGGTTAATAGCAGACTACAAACGCCAATCATATGAACTCGCAGCGCAATATTGATTTACGTTGTGATTATGGCTAACATGAACATGGAAACACTGAAGGTAAAAGAATTATTCGACAACCAAATTAGATgatcatattcaaatttggatgcAATTTATTTAGAAGAACATCGAAACGTTCTTGTCCGTACTCTTATTTGAGATTGCTTGCTAACAAATTTCCTGGAATACAACCTTTACCATTGCCCTAAATATGCTACGTGTTTTACTCACAATTATTGAACAACTCTGGGTGCCTAAAGTTGtcatcattcatcaataaAGATAAATTGAGGGTCACGGTTCTTCTTACACAACCACTATTCGAAACTCATAAatgaaaaacagccattaGGAAATTCGAAAAGACGAGTGCCACCATATACCATGTACCAATCATAACATGGGCAAAACTATTTGAGCTCTGAAAATGTCCCTATtccagaaataaaaaaaggcatgcatcacttttgttttgattgcgaCGAATATCTCACAATGTTGGATAATATAAATAAGCTTGAATGTGAAGGAATATGCCATCGTCAAGAGAATCGACGTTAttcatgcatttgaaaacTGCGATTGTCTTTGGTACACAACGTATTcataaaaaaggcaaaaatgccCTTTTTGAGCGTCTAAAGAGCCAAAATGAGCCaatttttaagtttttttaaatttaagaTTTAAGGAATATCGATGGGATATTTAAAGTGCTCGATGACTTGACAGCAATACAACACGTGTTGAATAAGATTCAAAGCTGGGGCAATTTTCTGGCATTGCTCCTCTCAAGTACTTATCCAAAACTTGTTAATGACTAAATATGTGAAGTACAGtgtagataaaaaaaattcagaaATTTATTCTAGTCTTGAGAGATGGATGTAAGTTCTCAATAGTAACCAAGCgaaagatcaaaatcaaagcgAAAACTTACCCATGATATAGAGATGTGTCCCGGTTGAACTTCAAATCGTAACTGATTCTCGATAAGTTTGTGTTCAAGGGCTTCTCAATCATTTGACCTCCGTTTAGCTTCCCAAATTATCTTGCACGGGCCTTTGCGACGTATCTCGCGGGAACATAGATTTCTGGCGATTTCTATCGCGCGAACGTGTTTAGGTCGAGCATTTGGCTCAGAATTAGAACCGGGCAAATTAATGTACATTAATTCATCTTTTAAGGTTATTTTTTTCGctcatttgaattggaggaAACCACCAATCCTAAATTGACGCTTTTATCTACTGCAGGCATGTAACACATTTAAATACCAATGCTAGTTTAATGGCCTTTAATGACATTTGAAAGATGGTCTAGAAGCGCGAAGATAATAAAGAAAATAAGACTACTTTGCAATCGCTTAAATCAGAGAAGAATGCagaaaaatgtaacaaattaACCGATTGGACACTAAACCTTTGGCCATGCATTCAATGATAATTGCGTCCCACTTAGTGGTTGTGCTCAGTAATAGGGACTTGGATTTCAATCACGAGGGCGCTCTTCCACAACAAATGCAGGCATGCACTTGTTGCACCGCTCGATTTGGCTTTCCATTCCataacattttctttcttgtcaAAGAAATCGAATTCTTCAAGAGGCACCTCAGTTCACCTTTAATCGTTGGCTTGATAACATCCCTACAACATGAGCACTTGGTTCGCGATTTTGACTTTGTCTGTGGTTTTGAACATAGACCATGTGGCTTCAACGTCATCCAATTCCACAAGAGATGGGAAATGTGAGTAGACATCGCCTTTGTTTCGGGAAATTAATATCATGTATGTACCAAACAGTCTTCGTCATACAACGcctaaattttgatttcagtgttttcaattttccaagtCGTAACGTTTCCggtaaaaaatgcatttaattCCAAGTGTTCTTTGAGTTGTTACTGCTTCATCAATGATTCTATTTTTACCCTTAGAATGGGGTGTGCACTGGATCTTCATCTAGAAATGGAACTTGCTACAGAGGTGGAGAGGGCTTTGCTTTATGAGAGCTAacacattgattgattggattgCATCAGCGCAAGATTCAAGAATGTCAACCACAATAAAAAAGGACAAGAATTACACAATggggaagaaaattgaaggcTTGTATATATAGTTAACACTGAAACTGATAGAGCACTGAACTAAGTTGAAATctttgcaatgaaaaattgtGGCATTGATTGTTAATCTTACGCAACTATTCTTTATTTCATGCCCATTATTACCTTTTGCATTGGCCTTTTGGCTCTAATTATTTGGCAGGCTCTTTTATCAGAAGGATTCATTTGATGTCAATTCACTTGTATTAAAATCAGTTTGCGTTGTCCCagtcaaagagaaaaaaacacgCATTCATTCCAAATCTTAACCTTGGACAAGGTCCTCGCTTTCTTTTTGCATAACAAAGAGTCTCAGAAAGTTCGCTTTTGAAACTGCATCCTGTGCTGATGACACCAATGACAACCCTCCCTTGCCGTTGGAAGCATCTCTGGCTTGTTAGTTTCGGTCTTGTGGTCAACAATCTCACTTTTTTGACTTAATCCCCTTTTCGACTGATTAGTGGCAACTTCTGCCTTCCTTATTTGATGTCTTCATTACGATTTCAAGTAGCGTTGACATGGAGGCTGCCTTATCGGCACAAAACTGTacaaaaatgctcaaatttCTACCTTGCATTTTATCATTTGCATGAAGAATGTTCAAGCCATCATTATGTGcaatgtacgtatgtatgtaaaCCATATGAAAGACTTCTCAAGCTCTGTTGTCTAACGAAATTGTCAAGGTATTAGCTCTCAAACCACGATTATCTCTCTTAACAACTAAGCTGATGAATGTGAAAGCAGAGGTAAGATCAAAACTATTTAACGAACAGATATTTCGAGATTTCACTACCCTTTGTTCTGTCAATGTTTCATTTAAGGTGGATCCTCAAGTGGAACTTGTGCCCAAGGGTTTGGCGTTTGTTGTATACGTAAGACGTCGAggctcaaaaagtaaatagaGCTCTCATATTCACCAGTGTGACCAAAACTATTTCTTCCTTTATAGTCATCTTGTCTTGCGGTAGCACCAGTTCGGAAAATTGCACCTATCTGGTTCAAGGTACCACGACGGCTCCACCTATTGATCCTTGCACCTTCACCATCTGCAAAACCTCCCCCAACATCTGTCGGATACGGCTGGACTTTACAGTAAGAAAAAACAGGGTTCTCAAGTGCCCTTAGTATCAAGAGAATGTTGGTCCTTATTTGAAAGCTCGCTTTTTGCCCCAATTTAAATAGATGGACAATTGAAGGTTTCCTGCCaatatatttctttgattttgcttcttGTTAGGCCTTTTCAATTGCTGGACCAGCTCTTGGGACCGTAGTAGGTGCTGCAGCAGCAACTAACAACGGTGAGCACATCGATCTTCGCATTTAGAAACCCAATAGTCTTGCTTGCACGGATATTTCTGACTCATTTTAGGAGGCGCTATCGGAGATTGCACGACAGACTCCTTCAGCATAACCTCCCCGGGAAACATGGGCTCTCCCGTTATTTGTGGGACGAATACCGACCAACATAGTAAGCTTTAGTTCTTTAcagaatgaaaaaatgaatgactgAAAAGTGTGAAATTTCAgctcttttttatcaaaatttagTTTAATGCATTTTTGTATGTCTGATCGACAGGGTTTTGAAGATTACTATCCATTTTCGTGCAAGCGATATTTTGCAATTCACAGTTTTCACACGTAATGGATGTGTTAATCTGATATCTATCCAAACACAGTGATTGTGGATGCTTCGGACCAATGTCATAGGGCATCATTCGATTTTGGTGGAACAGGAACAACTCGACAATTTGACATCAAAGGTacgaaaatgtttttgttgaggactttggcaaagaaaaccaagtaaCAGGAAACGAGGTAAAACCCCAGGGCCAGTTCAAAGTTGCCTTTTGATGCTTTTAGTGACTCAATATGCGTGTGGAGATGAAAATGGAGGTGAGCACTGCTTTTAAAGccatttgttcattttgtttttacttttcctcAGAATCGGCATTGAAAATATCTTCTGGTTTTTGTGCATACAGGTCCAGACGGATGTCTTCAGTACTTCAAAGGAAACACTGgaacattttcaaggtcaGTGGATACAAGTCCAAATaatggctttcaaaaacattcccaatcaatttattttgcttcaattttctagTTTTAACTTCCCAACCACGGCCACTTCAGTAACTGATTCTGGTAAGCACTAAAGCTGAAGTGTCTCCGCTTTGGTTTTTTAATATCAACActtcaagaaaatattgttttaaCTCAGCTCTGCATTCCATAACTTAAATTAGCGAAAAGGGCGATATCAAATCGAACTCTTAATGTTGTAAATCATTGTACATCTTTCCAGCCTTGATGTAGTAGTATGCGCTACATGCTGGATTTAAGGTTTTACAAATAATACCAATTTGCAAAGCGTTAAAAGACAATTCTTTCAGAAATATTTCCTTTGCACTTCTGCTTTTTAAACGTCCATCTTCGTTTCATCTTACCATGATCTTTCAAGCAAAACAACTT
This window harbors:
- the LOC131885355 gene encoding uncharacterized protein LOC131885355 yields the protein MSTWFAILTLSVVLNIDHVASTSSNSTRDGKLFSIFQVVTFPNGVCTGSSSRNGTCYRADECESRGGSSSGTCAQGFGVCCILILSCGSTSSENCTYLVQGTTTAPPIDPCTFTICKTSPNICRIRLDFTAFSIAGPALGTVVGAAAATNNGGAIGDCTTDSFSITSPGNMGSPVICGTNTDQHMIVDASDQCHRASFDFGGTGTTRQFDIKVTQYACGDENGGPDGCLQYFKGNTGTFSSFNFPTTATSVTDSVTHLSNQCYTMCFRQEPGKCAICFQPVIAGTGMTGDQGSFGLSLTSDATIAGTQDGGCSEDYLQIGGAEMDDGSFVVGSISAISHNRICGRFFSFSIAAGAVGGIVNTQSICTQQRPFRVIFKTDADEVTGAIAGANENEQEAFPGGIIGFHLNYALQDC